A genomic segment from Phragmites australis chromosome 6, lpPhrAust1.1, whole genome shotgun sequence encodes:
- the LOC133920607 gene encoding uncharacterized protein LOC133920607: MDTNAVVKPPSMRLLYALLACSIASIVIAVTMLAVTLTVYRVREPVMTMNSISLKDLGAAGPPGGLALVPSSSPRLTVVADVSVKNPNAASLRYGPTETSVYYGAQRVGEAAGPPGTARARRTVRLNVTVDVAVGALLGDPGFLGDVAAGAVAVTTATRVRGRVAVLGGVVHRRVVLEMNCTATIAIADMSIRNQSCLQRVWLQ; this comes from the coding sequence ATGGACACCAATGCCGTCGTCAAGCCCCCGTCGATGCGCCTCCTCTACGCGCTCCTCGCATGCAGCATTGCCAGCATCGTCATCGCCGTCACCATGCTGGCCGTGACGCTGACCGTCTACCGCGTCCGCGAGCCCGTGATGACAATGAACTCCATCTCCCTCAAGGACCTCGGCGCGGCGGGTCCGCCGGGTGGCTTGGCCTTGgtgccgtcgtcgtcgccgcgaCTAACGGTGGTGGCGGACGTGTCGGTGAAGAACCCGAACGCGGCGTCGCTGCGGTACGGCCCGACGGAGACGTCGGTGTACTACGGCGCGCAGCGCGTGGGGGAGGCTGCGGGCCCGCCTGGCACGGCGCGCGCGCGGCGGACCGTGCGGCTGAACGTGACGGTGGACGTCGCCGTGGGCGCGCTCCTGGGGGACCCGGGCTTCCTGGGGGACGTGGCGGCGGGCGCCGTCGCGGTGACCACGGCCACGCGGGTGCGCGGGCGAGTCGCCGTGCTCGGCGGCGTGGTGCACCGGCGCGTGGTGCTGGAGATGAACTGCACCGCAACGATCGCCATCGCCGACATGTCCATCCGCAACCAGAGCTGCCTGCAGCGCGTCTGGTTGCAGTAA